A window of Zingiber officinale cultivar Zhangliang chromosome 5A, Zo_v1.1, whole genome shotgun sequence contains these coding sequences:
- the LOC121979372 gene encoding probable 1-deoxy-D-xylulose-5-phosphate synthase 2, chloroplastic: MEASSSLMAASGGPFLKSLRSVANRPCRRKQFSVRASGDGKKVPSKENGGWRIDCSAEKPATPLLDTINFPIHMKNLSPKDLEQLSAELRSEIMYMVSKSGGHLGASLGVVELAVALHHVFNAPEDKIIWDVGHQAYPHKILTGRRSRMHTIRQTSGLAGFPKRDESVYDAFGAGHSSTSISAGLGMAVARDLLGKKNHVISVIGDGAMTAGQAFEAMNNAGYLDSNLIVVLNDNRQASLPTAAFDEPAIPVGAFSKALTTLQSSPKLRMLREAAKSLTKQIGGQTYELASKVDEYARGLISASGSTLFEELGLYYIGPVDGHNVDDLVTIFEKVKSLPAPGPVLIHIVTEKGKEDPPIEAATDKMHGVVKFDPKTGKQFKTKSPTFSYTQYFAESLIKEAEVDDKIVAVHAAMGSGTGLDYFQKKFPEKCFDVGIAEQHAVTFAAGLATEGLKPFCAIYSSFLQRGYDQVVHDVDLQKLPVRFALDRAGLVGGDGPTHCGAFDITYMACLPNMIVMAPSDEAELMHMVATAVAIDDRPCCFRFPKGTGVGVPLPPDHKGIPLEIGKGKVLMEGNRVAILGYGSIVQTCLKAADSLRACGIFPTVADARFCKPLDVDLIRRLANEHEILITVEEGSIGGFGSHVMQFLSLSGYLDGRVKMRSLALPDRYIDQGSSQDQFEAAGLTSKHIARTVLQMLGKPKEALQLY; the protein is encoded by the exons ATGGAGGCTTCCAGCTCTCTCATGGCGGCCTCCGGAGGCCCGTTCCTCAAGTCTCTTAGGTCGGTTGCGAATCGGCCGTGCAGAAGGAAACAG TTTTCTGTGAGAGCGAGCGGTGACGGAAAGAAGGTTCCCAGTAAGGAAAATGGCGGGTGGAGGATCGATTGCTCGGCGGAGAAGCCGGCGACCCCTCTTCTCGATACGATCAACTTTCCCATTCACATGAAGAATCTGTCGCCAAAG GATTTGGAGCAGTTGTCGGCTGAGCTCAGATCAGAAATTATGTACATGGTGTCGAAAAGTGGTGGGCACTTGGGCGCCAGCTTGGGGGTGGTGGAATTGGCCGTGGCTCTTCATCATGTGTTCAATGCTCCCGAAGACAAGATCATTTGGGATGTCGGCCATCAA GCCTACCCTCACAAGATATTGACCGGAAGAAGGTCAAGGATGCATACCATCAGGCAGACCTCAGGGCTTGCTGGATTTCCAAAGAGAGATGAGAGCGTTTACGATGCCTTCGGTGCAGGTCATAGCTCCACAAGCATCTCAGCAGGGCTTG GAATGGCAGTCGCAAGAGATTTGCTAGGGAAGAAGAATCATGTTATTTCGGTGATCGGGGATGGTGCCATGACTGCTGGTCAGGCCTTTGAGGCCATGAACAATGCTGGCTACTTGGATTCCAACCTTATTGTTGTGTTGAATGATAATAGACAAGCTTCACTTCCAACTGCAGCCTTTGATGAACCTGCAATTCCTGTTGGGGCATTCAGTAAAGCCCTTACTACACTTCAATCAAGCCCAAAGTTACGAATGCTCCGTGAAGCTGCTAAG AGTCTCACAAAGCAAATTGGGGGCCAAACATATGAGCTTGCTTCAAAGGTGGATGAATACGCTCGGGGATTGATAAGTGCCTCTGGATCTACATTGTTTGAGGAGCTCGGTCTGTATTATATAGGACCTGTTGATGGGCACAATGTCGACGATTTGGTCACCATCTTTGAGAAGGTGAAGTCCCTGCCAGCTCCTGGCCCCGTCCTCATCCATATTGTGACCGAGAAAGGAAAGGAGGATCCCCCAATTGAGGCTGCCACAGACAAGATGCACG GAGTTGTGAAGTTTGACCCCAAAACGGGAAAGCAATTCAAGACAAAATCTCCCACCTTTTCATACACCCAATATTTCGCAGAGTCACTCATCAAAGAGGCCGAGGTCGATGACAAGATCGTGGCTGTGCATGCTGCCATGGGAAGTGGCACCGGGCTGGATTATTTCCAAAAGAAGTTTCCAGAGAAATGCTTTGATGTGGGAATCGCCGAGCAGCACGCAGTCACCTTTGCAGCTGGTTTGGCCACCGAGGGGCTCAAGCCTTTCTGTGCCATATATTCATCTTTTCTGCAACGGGGATACGACCAG GTGGTTCACGACGTGGACTTGCAGAAGCTTCCTGTCCGGTTTGCGCTGGATCGGGCTGGCCTAGTCGGAGGAGATGGACCAACTCATTGTGGAGCTTTTGACATTACATACATGGCATGCTTACCCAACATGATCGTGATGGCCCCGTCCGACGAAGCTGAGCTGATGCATATGGTAGCCACAGCAGTGGCAATCGACGACAGACCTTGCTGTTTCAGATTCCCCAAGGGCACTGGAGTTGGTGTCCCCCTGCCTCCAGACCACAAAGGAATCCCTCTCGAG ATTGGGAAGGGTAAGGTCCTAATGGAAGGAAATCGAGTTGCCATCCTCGGATACggttccatagtgcagacatgcTTAAAGGCTGCAGACTCACTCAGAGCTTGTGGAATCTTTCCCACAGTAGCCGATGCCCGGTTCTGCAAGCCTCTCGACGTGGACCTAATTAGAAGGCTAGCGAACGAGCACGAGATCCTGATCACGGTGGAGGAGGGCTCCATTGGAGGTTTCGGGTCGCACGTCATGCAATTCTTAAGCTTGAGTGGCTATCTGGATGGGCGCGTCAAG ATGAGATCACTGGCTCTGCCGGACCGCTACATCGACCAAGGATCCTCTCAGGACCAATTTGAAGCAGCTGGTCTTACTTCTAAGCACATTGCACGAACTGTGCTCCAAATGTTGGGCAAGCCTAAGGAAGCACTGCAACTTTACTGA